In one window of Opitutus sp. GAS368 DNA:
- a CDS encoding YfiR family protein, whose product MRNGTEIMGKFRKRRAGLWAFRRPRHGLVALLGLLVLARPAFCEDKPSVSRAYQIKAAYLYNFTKFVEWPPQRFPDLSDPIVIGVLGWNGNPFGDELSNLVRGRKVGGRLVVVKNVETPAEAGAVHVLFVSTGLEQRWAKEVQSARSAGVLTVGESEPFFAAGGIITFVLKEDKVLFEINLDASEKAGLKLSAQLLKLAVAVHRKS is encoded by the coding sequence ATGCGCAACGGCACAGAGATCATGGGGAAATTCCGGAAACGGCGGGCCGGGCTTTGGGCCTTCCGCCGGCCGCGGCACGGGTTGGTCGCCCTGCTCGGTCTGCTCGTGCTCGCCCGGCCGGCGTTCTGTGAGGACAAGCCTTCTGTTTCCAGGGCCTATCAGATCAAGGCGGCCTACTTGTATAACTTCACGAAGTTCGTGGAGTGGCCGCCGCAGCGTTTCCCGGACCTTTCCGATCCCATTGTGATCGGGGTGCTGGGATGGAACGGGAACCCTTTTGGCGATGAATTGAGCAATCTCGTCCGGGGCCGGAAAGTCGGCGGGCGGCTGGTGGTCGTCAAGAATGTCGAAACGCCCGCGGAAGCCGGCGCGGTGCACGTTTTGTTTGTCAGCACCGGACTGGAGCAACGTTGGGCCAAAGAGGTGCAATCAGCCCGCAGCGCGGGGGTGCTGACCGTGGGTGAATCCGAGCCATTCTTCGCGGCCGGCGGCATCATCACCTTTGTGCTCAAGGAGGACAAGGTGCTCTTTGAGATCAACCTGGACGCCAGCGAAAAGGCGGGGCTCAAACTCAGTGCCCAGCTGCTCAAGCTGGCCGTCGCGGTGCACCGCAAATCCTAG